Sequence from the Burkholderiaceae bacterium DAT-1 genome:
ACAACCGCGCCGCGCCTCCTGCAGATTTTCTGATTCGCGCCTGGCAGCCGCTGATGCAGCGCATGGGGGTGTCACTGGAGATTGTGCTGAATCGCTATGGATTTTATCCGGCGGGTGGCGGCGAAGTGGTCGCGCATACCGCGCCCTGCTCTGCCCTGCAGCCATTGCATGTGCTGGAAAAAGGCGAGCGGCTGGGATTGATGGCTGAGGCGGTGGTGGCTTCGGTGCCGGGCAATGTGGCGCGGCGCGAGCTGGATCGGGTGAAGGCGCAGATTGCCATGATTGATGATCACGTGCGCCAGCGCCCCAATTCGGAAGGCCCCGGCAATGTGCTGATGCTGACCGCGACACACGCGAATGTCACCGAGGTGTTTTGCGGTTTTGGCGAGCGCGGATTGTCGGCCGAAAAGGTGGCGGATCATACCGCGCACGCACTGCGCCAGTACCTTGAAAGCCCGGCTGCGGTGGGCGAATTTCTGGCCGACCAGCTGCTTTTACCGCTGGCGCTGGCAGGCGGCGGCAGTTTCACCACCAACGTGGCGTCCAGCCATTTGCGTACGCAGGCACAGATCGTTGAGCTGTTTCTGCCGGTGGAGATTGAGATTCGGGCGGAGTCGGAACAGTGCTGGCGGGTGGAGGTGAGGGGATGATGAGTTCAAGTGACCAGGTTTTGCGAAAATGGGATGATCAGGATATTGGGTCGCTGAAGTGGCATGACGTTTATATCCGGGGCATGGCATTTTTTGGCGAGACGTGCGAACTGCGTCTCGACATTGATTACATCTTGGAGTGGATTGCGCCTGCGCCCGGAGAAACATATTTCTCGTTTCGATTAGCACCAGCCACGGTTGTTTTTGCCGATGTCACTGATATGAAAATGTCCACTGATTCATTCGGTGCATGGATTCAGATTGATACGTTGACAAGAAACAAATTAAACGAGACGCCTCGTGAGGGAGGGGAACGATTTGCATATTGCTTCGAATGTCAGCAAGGGGATATCTCGCTTGAATCGGCTGGTTTCAGCATGTACTTGAGGAAAATTGGCGTTGTGAGTAAGGAGATGTATCTTGCTGATGTAGTAAGAGGTGGGATTTGTTTTGAGATTCATGAATAATTAATTTTTATTGAACCTATGCGCCTATCAAACCTCGCTGGCTCACTCTCCCTCGCGCTGTCTGTTCTGATGCTCGAATACTTTGTACCTGCTCAAAAGGTGACACCTGTTGTGTGGTGGATCATGGTATATCCCTTGTTGCTGGCCGGTGCGATTTTCTGCTGGAGACACGAGCGTGCGCCTGCATCTGTTTGGGGATGGTGTGGATGTGTATTCCTAAACTTGTTTGCTAGCGCAATATGTTTTGCAATTGCCGGGGGATTTTCGCGAGACGGAGCTGTATTAGATCAGCATCCGCAATTGTTTCTGTGTTCTTTGTTTTTGGTTCTGGGCGCACTTATTGCAATGTCAGGCCTTGTTCGGCATTTGGTATCTGGTGCCTTCACAGCGCATCCTTTGCGTTGATTTGCATCTCTCCAAAACCCCACACTCCATCACCCGCACCTTGGCAGATCGCGCCTGACAGGCGGATACTCATGATGTCATGAGGGGTATTCCCCGCCCCTCGCCGTCAGGAGCCTGAACATGAGTCACCCCTACTCAAGCGGTCTCGATCAAAATCCCGCCAATCATGTACCGATGAGCCCGATCGATTTTCTGGTGCGCGCGGCTGAAGTCTATCCACAGAAGCCCGCCATTGTGCATGGCGATCTGCGCCAGAACTGGGGCGATACCTATACGCGCTGCTGCAGGCTGGCGTCTGCCTTGCGTCGGCGCGGCGTGCAGAAGTTCGATACTGTGGCAGTGATGCTGCCCAATATTCCGGCGATGGTGGAGGCACATTTTGGTGTGCCGATGAGTGGTGCGGTGCTCAATACCCTGAATACCCGTCTGAATGCCGAGGCGATTGCCTTTATGCTCGATCATGGCGAGGCAAAGGTGGTGCTGGTAGATCGCGAATTTTCCGGGGTGATTGCGGATGCGCTGACACTGACCAAGGTGAAGCCGCTGGTGATTGATGTGGATGATCCGCTGTATACCGGCAAGGGCGAGGCCATTGGCGGCGTGGATTATGAAATGCTGCTGGCTGAAGGCGATGCGGCCGAGCCGTGGGTGACGGTGGAAGACGAATGGGATTCGATTTGTCTGAACTACACCTCCGGCACCACGGGCGATCCCAAGGGTGTGGTGTATCACCATCGCGGGGCCTATCTCAACGCCATCAGCCAGATTCTCGAATGGGATATGCCCAAGCATCCGGTGTATCTGTGGACGCTGCCAATGTTTCACTGCAATGGCTGGTGTTTCCCGTGGTCGGTGGCGGCGCGGGCGGGCGTGAATGTGTGCCTGCGCCGGGTGGATGCCAAGCAGATTTTTGATCTGATCCGCAGCGAGCGCGTGAGCCACTACTGCGGTGCGCCCATTGTCCACAATATGCTGATCAATGCGCCGGATGAATGGAAAGCCGGTATCCAGCATCGCGTCTATGCACAGGTTGCGGGGGCAGCGCCGCCTGCCGCCATGATCGAAGGCATGGAGACCATGGGTTTCGAGCTGACGCATGTGTACGGGCTGACCGAGGTCTACGGACCGGCGGCTGTGTGTGCCCGGCAGGATGAATGGGGGGATGTGGATATCGGCGAACGGGCGCGACTCAATGCCCGGCAAGGGGTGCGTTATCACTTGCAGGCGGGCTGCACGGTACTTGATCCGGATACGCTTGAGCCCGTGCCGCACGATGGCGAAACCATGGGCGAGATCATGTTTCGCGGCAATATCTGCATGAAGGGTTATCTGAAAAATCCCACGGCCACCGAGAAGACCTTTGCCGGTGGCTGGTTCCATTCCGGCGATCTGGCGGTGGTGGATGCCGATGGGTACGCCAGAATCAAAGATCGCAGCAAGGACATCATTATCTCGGGCGGGGAGAACATTTCCTCGATCGAAGTCGAAGATGTGCTCTACCGCCATCCTGCGGTGATGGTGGCCGCCGTGGTGGCCAAGCCGGACGAAAAGTGGGGCGAAACGCCCTGTGCGTTTATCGAAACCAAACAGGGCGCGGTGGTGAGCGCCGAGGACATCATCGCCCACTGCAAAACGCATCTGGCCGGATTCAAGGTGCCGCGCATGGTGGTGTTTTGCGAGCTGCCCAAAACCTCGACCGGCAAAATCCAGAAATTCGAACTGCGCACGCGGGCGAAGCAGTTTGAGTAATTAGCCCACCTTCGGATATGTAAACAGCAGAAAATGCGCCGTGTTCACCGCAAAATGGCAGAGTACGGCGTGTTCGATGCTGCCGCGTACATAGCAGCGTCCATACATCACCCCGGCCAGCGTGGCGACTAGCGCGTAGGCGAGTCCGCCACCCAGATGTGCCGCACCAAACAGCATCGCCCCGATCACAATCGCCACCCATTCGCCCCACGATTTGCGCTGCCAGAGGCGTGCCAGCCCGCCCTGAATCCAGCCCCGGAAAAAGGCTTCTTCCGCTACACAGGTAAACAGTAGATTCACTGCCAGAAACACAGGCGTGATCGAAGGCCACGCAGGATCAGGATGAATCACCCCCATCGCCCAGGCCAGCCCCAGCGCCATTATCGGTGTGGCGATCAGGTAGGTCAGTTGCGTCCGCCAGTTGTTCAGTATGGCGGCGAGCGAGTCCGCGCGGCGGCTGCCCCACGCCAGCAGGATTAATCCGGCGGCGCCTTTGTCGTAATTGGCGTAGAGGGTGAAGGACGCGGCATCGGGGCGCAGTTTCACCTGATCCAGCAGACGCAGATTGTGGAAGCCCGGTACTAGATGCAGCGCCAGCATCAGGCAGATGATCACCACCAGTGCTTTCAGTATGCGGGTCTGCGTTACCGGATGCTGCCCGGAAAACCCGTTTGCAGCGAGCATCGGCAGCAGGGCCAGCAGGCTGACGGTGGGATCGATCACCCCGAAAACGGTTCCTGTTACCGTGGAGAGCAGAAAACACATGATCCACAGCGGGACTGTCGGGATGCGCGGCAGTCTCCGCGGCTCAAGGTAGATGGCGAAGATGGCGAGGGTGAGGAGGAGGTAGGGGGTCAGGGTCATGTCACAGAGCGATTGGGATGGGTCAAAGCGGTCAAATTTCTCTACCAAAACTTCCACCATGGTTTACAGCGTGAATTTGGTGCTACTTGGACTTCTTGTTGCTGAAGGACGGACGAATAGTCTGTTCGATCAATAGTTGCGATTGCGATGATGGTATTTGGAGGGACATCTGATAAAAATCGAAACCCCAGCCGCTTTTGAAGTTCGATAGCTTCCTCGATATAAAACTGCTGAATTTGAAGACCAATTTCCTCGGGAAGCTGAACACCTTCAAGTGATATTTCACCATCACAATTATCAATTTGACGGATTAATTTGCCTTGCCGATAAAAGGCGAAGCTTGTAGTACCGCCAGAAGTTT
This genomic interval carries:
- a CDS encoding CPBP family intramembrane metalloprotease, encoding MVEVLVEKFDRFDPSQSLCDMTLTPYLLLTLAIFAIYLEPRRLPRIPTVPLWIMCFLLSTVTGTVFGVIDPTVSLLALLPMLAANGFSGQHPVTQTRILKALVVIICLMLALHLVPGFHNLRLLDQVKLRPDAASFTLYANYDKGAAGLILLAWGSRRADSLAAILNNWRTQLTYLIATPIMALGLAWAMGVIHPDPAWPSITPVFLAVNLLFTCVAEEAFFRGWIQGGLARLWQRKSWGEWVAIVIGAMLFGAAHLGGGLAYALVATLAGVMYGRCYVRGSIEHAVLCHFAVNTAHFLLFTYPKVG
- the rtcA gene encoding RNA 3'-terminal phosphate cyclase; translated protein: MKKQEQNWIELDGANGEGGGQILRSALSLSMITGIPFRISRIRAGRDKPGLLRQHLTAVLAAASVCDARVSGAELGSQTLSFEPGPIRGGDYRFAIGTAGSATLVLQTVLPALWHADAPATVRVTGGTHNRAAPPADFLIRAWQPLMQRMGVSLEIVLNRYGFYPAGGGEVVAHTAPCSALQPLHVLEKGERLGLMAEAVVASVPGNVARRELDRVKAQIAMIDDHVRQRPNSEGPGNVLMLTATHANVTEVFCGFGERGLSAEKVADHTAHALRQYLESPAAVGEFLADQLLLPLALAGGGSFTTNVASSHLRTQAQIVELFLPVEIEIRAESEQCWRVEVRG
- a CDS encoding acyl-CoA synthetase, giving the protein MSHPYSSGLDQNPANHVPMSPIDFLVRAAEVYPQKPAIVHGDLRQNWGDTYTRCCRLASALRRRGVQKFDTVAVMLPNIPAMVEAHFGVPMSGAVLNTLNTRLNAEAIAFMLDHGEAKVVLVDREFSGVIADALTLTKVKPLVIDVDDPLYTGKGEAIGGVDYEMLLAEGDAAEPWVTVEDEWDSICLNYTSGTTGDPKGVVYHHRGAYLNAISQILEWDMPKHPVYLWTLPMFHCNGWCFPWSVAARAGVNVCLRRVDAKQIFDLIRSERVSHYCGAPIVHNMLINAPDEWKAGIQHRVYAQVAGAAPPAAMIEGMETMGFELTHVYGLTEVYGPAAVCARQDEWGDVDIGERARLNARQGVRYHLQAGCTVLDPDTLEPVPHDGETMGEIMFRGNICMKGYLKNPTATEKTFAGGWFHSGDLAVVDADGYARIKDRSKDIIISGGENISSIEVEDVLYRHPAVMVAAVVAKPDEKWGETPCAFIETKQGAVVSAEDIIAHCKTHLAGFKVPRMVVFCELPKTSTGKIQKFELRTRAKQFE